A portion of the Nitrospira defluvii genome contains these proteins:
- a CDS encoding ExbD/TolR family protein — protein sequence MEREVNQINVIPLVDVMLVLLVIVLTTATFISTGQIPVNLAKAKEAGDHKDVPVVVTLTATGELFLNDRPVPADGLKTMLLAHPRESLVVVRADKVTLLERFVSVVDEIRGLGFQSVSLEVVRL from the coding sequence ATGGAACGCGAGGTTAATCAGATCAACGTCATCCCGCTGGTGGACGTCATGCTCGTATTGCTCGTCATCGTCCTGACGACGGCGACCTTCATCAGCACAGGACAAATTCCGGTCAACCTCGCCAAGGCCAAGGAGGCCGGCGATCACAAGGATGTTCCCGTGGTCGTCACGCTCACCGCAACCGGTGAATTGTTCCTGAACGATCGCCCAGTTCCAGCCGATGGCCTGAAAACGATGCTGTTAGCCCACCCTCGAGAGTCACTGGTCGTCGTGCGAGCGGACAAAGTCACCCTGCTCGAGCGCTTTGTCTCGGTTGTGGATGAGATACGCGGCCTTGGATTTCAGTCCGTAAGCCTGGAAGTCGTGCGCCTATGA
- a CDS encoding energy transducer TonB, translating to MARKPDYGWLAASLLPRIESLKQYPAEARINRLEGRVLVRIVVQDDGQIISATIAKSSGHDILDQAALETVQKSSPILLTQPLEKSSVTLQIPINYQLVH from the coding sequence ATGGCGAGAAAACCTGACTATGGATGGCTCGCCGCGTCGCTCCTGCCTCGGATAGAATCGCTCAAACAATATCCGGCAGAAGCACGGATCAACCGTTTGGAAGGGCGAGTGCTCGTACGCATTGTGGTGCAGGACGACGGCCAGATCATCTCTGCCACAATCGCAAAAAGTTCCGGACATGACATTCTCGACCAGGCGGCACTCGAGACCGTGCAGAAATCGTCGCCCATCCTGTTGACCCAGCCTCTCGAAAAATCGTCGGTCACCCTTCAGATTCCCATCAACTACCAACTGGTGCACTAA